Proteins encoded by one window of Candidatus Sumerlaea chitinivorans:
- a CDS encoding LSU ribosomal protein L28p — protein MGNHVSHANNRRKRRWLPNIQRVRAQVGESVRRIRVCTDCLRSGRVQKAISRPAA, from the coding sequence GTGGGCAACCACGTCAGCCACGCGAACAACCGCCGCAAGCGGCGTTGGCTTCCGAATATCCAACGTGTCCGCGCACAGGTCGGTGAAAGCGTGCGACGCATTCGTGTGTGCACTGATTGCTTGCGGTCGGGGCGCGTGCAGAAAGCGATCAGCCGTCCTGCTGCATAA